The following are from one region of the Apostichopus japonicus isolate 1M-3 chromosome 17, ASM3797524v1, whole genome shotgun sequence genome:
- the LOC139984905 gene encoding uncharacterized protein isoform X1 translates to MWERFSRQVVSRVALDVKDPAIKRTLALMDKEPELPQDTYGAASLYLMPSLFTPGSVAIKKGSQKRWKPTISESMRAFIAVLPVGADLEKFKEERHTECRNHSVTWQPQVVVIGTSVLDVQQVFVFLNNIVYSVPSVVKGIDVCFKTFQVFNIEYPLECKSPWTFLQRGIYNIETQYDSVTPRVRELLSILRPDSD, encoded by the exons ATGTGGGAACGTTTTTCAAGACAAGTAGTCAGCCGTGTTGCTCTAGACGTGAAGGATCCTGCCATAAAACGGACTTTAGCACTTATGGATAAGGAACCAGAATTACCCCAAG ATACCTATGGGGCTGCTTCCTTGTATTTGATGCCAAGTCTGTTTACACCTGGCAGTGTTGCCATCAAGAAGGGAAGCCAGAAGAGATGGAAGCCAACCATATCGGAGAGCATGAGGGCTTTCATTGCAGTGCTACCA GTTGGAGCGGACTTGGAGAAATTCAAGGAAGAAAGACACACAGAATGCCGAAACCATTCTGTTACCTGGCAGCCGCAGGTCGTAGTAATTGGCACTTCTGTTCTGGATGTTCAGCAAGTCTTCGTATTTTTGAACAACATTGTATATTCCGTGCCCTCGGTTGTTAAAGGCATAGATGTCTGCTTTAAAACTTTTCAGGTCTTCAATATTGAATATCCATTGGAGTGTAAGTCTCCGTGGACCTTTCTGCAGAGAGGCATTTATAATATTGAAACACAGTATGATTCTGTAACACCACGGGTAAGAGAACTGCTGTCGATCCTGAGACCGGACTCTGACTAA